A window of the Thalassospira sp. TSL5-1 genome harbors these coding sequences:
- a CDS encoding DMT family transporter yields MTRWQANGIIVFVALIWGTTFVVQQTSMDSIGPFYFTGIRFLLGTIAVLPFALREISRLYVAGYRFSRRDKIGLLATGLAMFLASILQQIGIIDTTVTNAAFLTAFYVPTVPILALLVFRIVPHWAVWPGGVLCVAGTYMLSGGNLSALGEGDFWVMSSALFWAAQVVLVGIMAQRTRAPLTVAMVQFFVTGVLGVVMGAMTEDFSLQSVYGAGFEILYAGLMSAGLAFTLQCVAQNYTEAADAAIIMSAEAVFAAIAGAIFLGERLDPVEYAGCGLILVAIIAVQLLPLLRRRRRSVAV; encoded by the coding sequence ATGACGCGCTGGCAGGCCAATGGCATTATCGTTTTTGTCGCCCTGATCTGGGGCACGACCTTTGTTGTGCAACAGACCAGCATGGACAGTATCGGTCCGTTCTATTTTACCGGCATCCGGTTTTTGCTCGGTACCATTGCGGTGCTGCCCTTTGCTCTGCGTGAAATTTCGCGCCTTTATGTCGCCGGTTACAGGTTTTCGCGCCGCGATAAAATCGGCCTGCTGGCAACGGGCCTTGCGATGTTTTTGGCCTCTATTCTGCAGCAAATTGGCATTATCGATACAACCGTGACCAATGCGGCGTTCCTGACGGCGTTTTATGTGCCGACCGTGCCAATCTTGGCCTTGCTGGTGTTTCGCATTGTGCCGCATTGGGCGGTATGGCCGGGTGGGGTTTTGTGTGTTGCGGGCACCTATATGCTCAGCGGTGGCAATCTTTCCGCCTTGGGCGAGGGCGATTTCTGGGTCATGAGCAGCGCGCTTTTCTGGGCGGCACAGGTGGTGCTGGTGGGTATTATGGCGCAACGGACCCGCGCGCCGTTAACGGTTGCAATGGTCCAGTTTTTTGTTACCGGTGTTTTGGGTGTTGTCATGGGTGCCATGACCGAGGATTTCAGCCTACAATCGGTTTATGGGGCCGGGTTCGAGATTTTATATGCCGGTCTCATGTCGGCCGGTTTGGCCTTTACCCTGCAATGTGTGGCGCAAAATTACACCGAAGCCGCCGATGCCGCGATTATCATGAGTGCCGAAGCCGTCTTTGCTGCCATCGCCGGGGCGATATTTTTGGGTGAACGCCTGGATCCTGTTGAATATGCCGGGTGCGGCCTGATTTTGGTGGCGATTATCGCCGTGCAATTGCTGCCGCTTTTGCGTCGGCGTCGTCGTTCTGTGGCGGTGTAA